The following proteins are encoded in a genomic region of Methanoculleus oceani:
- a CDS encoding ferritin-like domain-containing protein — protein sequence MNAEEYRSIISNAIDREVEAYTFYRTVREKVTDENLKNLFNELAGEESNHRKTLEGLQMKEPGKLGFDTKRDYKVADALETPPLSADLKPLDGLVIAIRKELDAMQMYTQLASLSVDPDQMALFESLASMERGHKARLEDIYTNMAFPEAW from the coding sequence ATGAATGCCGAAGAGTACCGCTCAATCATATCGAACGCCATCGACCGGGAGGTCGAGGCTTACACCTTCTACCGGACAGTCAGGGAGAAGGTCACGGACGAGAACTTAAAAAATCTCTTCAACGAGCTTGCCGGGGAGGAGAGCAACCACAGAAAGACCCTCGAGGGCCTCCAGATGAAAGAGCCGGGGAAACTCGGTTTCGACACGAAGCGAGACTACAAGGTCGCCGACGCCCTGGAGACCCCGCCGCTCTCCGCCGACTTAAAACCGCTCGACGGCCTCGTTATCGCGATCAGGAAGGAGCTCGACGCGATGCAGATGTACACCCAGCTTGCGAGCCTGAGCGTCGATCCCGATCAGATGGCGTTATTCGAGAGCCTGGCCTCGATGGAGCGGGGCCACAAGGCGCGTCTCGAGGACATCTACACCAACATGGCGTTTCCGGAAGCCTGGTGA
- the eno gene encoding phosphopyruvate hydratase, translating to MTEIDTRIRSVHAREILDSRGNPTVEADITLAGGASGRAATPSGASTGKHEAVELRDGVKDRYGGKGVQRPVSQINGKIAGTLQGMDARDQAAVDEVLIELDGTPNKRNLGANATLAVSMAVARAAAAAEGLWLWEYLGDPLKPFLPVPMMNILNGGVHANWQGPDFQEYMIAPYSAASIAEAVRWGAETYHALKDTLKARGYTTGVGDEGGFAPAVSTNTEPLDLIVEAIERAGYAPGGEIGIALDPASSAFYEDGAYHLRTEGLTLTAAEMVDRYRDLVAAYPVIVIEDGLAEDDWDGWRLLNKAIGDRVELVGDDLFVTNVERIEVGIRKGVANAVLIKPNQIGTVTETIAAVRLAQQQNWGAMISHRSGETVDTFIADFTVAMQTGHLKTGAPARGERVEKYNQLIRIEEAAGDTARYAGRGGFVR from the coding sequence ATGACCGAAATTGACACGAGGATACGATCAGTCCATGCCCGCGAGATACTGGACTCGCGGGGGAACCCGACCGTCGAAGCGGATATCACGCTTGCCGGTGGGGCGTCCGGGCGTGCCGCGACCCCGTCCGGCGCATCGACCGGCAAACACGAAGCCGTCGAGCTCCGGGACGGCGTAAAAGACCGTTACGGCGGAAAAGGGGTGCAGAGACCTGTCAGCCAGATCAACGGCAAGATTGCCGGCACCCTGCAGGGCATGGACGCCCGCGATCAGGCAGCGGTTGACGAGGTGCTCATCGAACTCGACGGTACACCGAACAAGCGGAACCTGGGCGCCAACGCCACGCTTGCGGTCTCCATGGCCGTCGCCCGGGCTGCCGCCGCCGCAGAGGGTCTCTGGCTCTGGGAGTACCTGGGAGACCCGCTAAAGCCGTTCCTTCCCGTCCCCATGATGAACATTCTCAACGGCGGAGTTCACGCCAACTGGCAGGGGCCCGACTTCCAGGAGTACATGATCGCCCCGTACAGCGCTGCAAGCATCGCGGAAGCGGTCCGGTGGGGTGCCGAGACCTACCATGCGCTCAAAGATACCCTCAAGGCGCGGGGCTACACGACCGGCGTCGGCGACGAAGGCGGGTTTGCCCCCGCGGTTTCCACGAACACCGAGCCACTCGACCTGATCGTGGAAGCGATCGAGCGTGCCGGGTATGCGCCCGGCGGGGAGATCGGCATCGCTCTCGACCCGGCATCGAGCGCGTTCTATGAGGACGGCGCCTACCACCTCAGGACCGAGGGGCTGACCCTGACCGCTGCCGAGATGGTAGACCGATACCGCGACCTTGTGGCGGCATACCCGGTCATCGTCATCGAAGACGGCCTTGCCGAGGACGACTGGGACGGCTGGCGGCTGCTGAACAAAGCGATCGGCGACCGGGTGGAACTCGTCGGTGACGATCTCTTCGTCACGAACGTCGAGCGGATCGAGGTGGGTATCCGGAAGGGGGTCGCCAACGCCGTCCTGATCAAGCCCAACCAGATAGGGACCGTGACCGAGACGATCGCCGCGGTACGTCTGGCGCAGCAGCAGAACTGGGGTGCGATGATCTCCCACCGGAGCGGCGAGACCGTCGATACGTTCATCGCCGACTTCACCGTCGCCATGCAGACCGGCCACCTCAAGACCGGTGCACCGGCACGGGGCGAGCGGGTGGAGAAGTACAACCAGCTCATCAGGATCGAAGAGGCGGCCGGGGATACGGCCCGGTATGCCGGGCGGGGCGGTTTTGTCCGGTAG
- a CDS encoding cation:proton antiporter: MESAALSIEFQMSLLLFLALAGYLLASRINQSATIGAILVGLLVGPSMLGLITYTDFVRSLAHLGAIILLFVIGFEFNVRDILKASYGVIGILGVIIPWIGGYATAVLFGFDFASAVFVGTALTATSIAITANVLKEIGMLQTGAAKAIIGTAVIDDILSLVALSITTDLVAGDVSAVSIGLVLAKALGFIVIGGAVGLFGVSRFIERMDRSKLARKYPEFVFIFAMMIAFLYAMLADLMGLSGIVGAFIAGVAFEGVGLRNSKDVREGAEYLQIIFASIFFVSLGILADFQALTPDIIIFLVALTLVAIATKVIGCGLPARAMGMCREDSLIIGFGMAPRGEVAMIVALIGLDSGLIGQGVFVAIVLMSLLTTIVTPIVYRNWFFRGAYCAVE; this comes from the coding sequence ATGGAAAGTGCCGCCCTATCTATCGAGTTCCAGATGAGCCTTCTCCTCTTCCTCGCGCTCGCCGGCTACCTCCTGGCATCCAGGATCAACCAGTCGGCGACGATCGGGGCCATTCTCGTGGGGCTCCTCGTAGGCCCGAGCATGCTCGGCCTGATCACCTACACGGACTTCGTCCGGAGCCTGGCGCATCTCGGGGCAATCATCCTTCTCTTCGTTATCGGTTTCGAATTTAACGTCAGGGATATCCTGAAAGCAAGTTACGGCGTCATCGGGATACTCGGCGTTATCATACCATGGATAGGCGGCTACGCCACCGCCGTTCTCTTCGGGTTCGACTTCGCCAGCGCAGTCTTCGTCGGCACGGCGCTGACGGCGACGAGTATCGCCATCACTGCAAATGTCCTCAAGGAGATCGGCATGCTCCAGACCGGCGCGGCGAAGGCGATCATCGGCACCGCGGTCATCGACGATATTCTCTCCCTGGTGGCACTCTCCATCACGACCGATCTGGTCGCCGGAGACGTCTCGGCGGTCTCGATCGGCCTGGTCCTTGCCAAGGCGCTCGGGTTCATCGTCATCGGCGGTGCCGTCGGGCTCTTCGGCGTAAGCCGGTTCATCGAGCGGATGGATAGATCAAAGCTGGCGCGGAAGTACCCGGAGTTCGTCTTCATCTTCGCCATGATGATCGCGTTCCTCTACGCGATGCTCGCCGATCTGATGGGTTTATCGGGGATCGTCGGTGCGTTCATCGCCGGGGTCGCATTCGAGGGAGTCGGGCTCCGGAACAGCAAGGACGTCAGGGAAGGCGCCGAGTACCTCCAGATCATCTTCGCCTCGATCTTCTTCGTATCGCTCGGTATCCTTGCGGACTTCCAGGCGCTCACCCCCGACATCATCATCTTCCTGGTGGCGCTGACCCTGGTCGCCATCGCCACCAAGGTCATCGGGTGCGGCCTGCCCGCGCGGGCGATGGGAATGTGCCGGGAGGACTCCCTCATCATCGGGTTCGGGATGGCGCCGCGGGGGGAGGTGGCGATGATCGTCGCCCTGATCGGGCTGGACTCGGGGCTCATCGGCCAGGGGGTCTTCGTCGCGATCGTGTTGATGAGTCTGCTGACCACTATCGTCACTCCGATCGTCTACCGGAACTGGTTCTTCAGGGGCGCGTACTGCGCCGTAGAGTGA
- a CDS encoding DUF3795 domain-containing protein has protein sequence MSHLSPILIAPCGINCGLCIGYLREKNRCPGCRTEDAGSLNAHCARCRIRQCEDRTGEYCYECTGYPCTRLKRLDKRYTKYRTSVLDNLREIRERGVAGFVEQEKVRWRCPQCGHTLSMHRDRCLHCGRTW, from the coding sequence ATGAGCCACCTCTCCCCTATCCTGATCGCCCCCTGCGGTATAAACTGCGGGCTCTGTATCGGCTACCTGCGGGAGAAGAACAGATGCCCGGGCTGCCGGACGGAGGATGCCGGCAGCCTGAACGCGCATTGCGCACGGTGCAGGATCCGGCAGTGCGAAGACCGTACGGGGGAGTACTGCTACGAATGCACCGGATATCCCTGCACGCGGCTGAAACGCCTGGATAAGCGCTACACAAAATACCGGACGAGCGTGCTCGACAACCTGCGCGAGATACGGGAGCGGGGAGTCGCAGGGTTCGTCGAACAGGAGAAGGTCCGCTGGAGATGCCCGCAGTGCGGACATACCCTCAGCATGCACAGGGATCGTTGCCTGCACTGCGGCCGGACGTGGTGA
- a CDS encoding GNAT family N-acetyltransferase: protein MEQQVQVTIQSDPAFLGIVRSAVSRMASLGGLPAGTIRELALGAEEAVLWIIDHAFPPNTKGEITLTCSITTDRFEVRIVEHGIPFDPEMAPPTLPRCRAVMDRIAFTNRGWAGKETLLAKDCRVPPHFSRPPVPPASTGSVLIRPTLPDEAVEISRCAYFSYGYSYGYEKVYHPDVLKALIRSGDLISFVAVDGDTVVGHAGLLFYDDPGVAEIALGFVNPPYRSRRVFSDLMATVVAEAERRHLTALSGQAVCTHLYSQRSARAFGMGECALLLSRYTPLRFTGIADENRVRESILAVFRYLSPPEHPVLYPPEHHAGIMREIYDHLGVHPPFGIGDASAGLPEKSECSIIVEEIYQTAQIRIRSIGTDLIPRLRRELDRLRAGRIEAVYIHLPLTAPATAAVVDAIENLGFFFAGLHLTSTGEDLLTLQYLNNQILDYDTVMVASPNAGRLKEYIRERDPWQE from the coding sequence ATGGAACAGCAGGTACAGGTGACCATCCAGAGCGATCCGGCTTTCCTCGGTATTGTTCGGTCGGCGGTCTCCCGGATGGCATCCCTTGGCGGTCTTCCCGCCGGCACGATCAGGGAGCTCGCCCTTGGCGCCGAGGAGGCTGTGCTCTGGATCATCGACCACGCCTTCCCGCCGAACACGAAGGGCGAGATCACGCTCACCTGCTCGATCACCACCGACCGATTTGAGGTACGGATCGTCGAACACGGGATCCCCTTCGACCCGGAGATGGCTCCCCCGACACTACCCCGGTGCCGGGCGGTCATGGATCGGATCGCCTTTACAAACAGGGGGTGGGCCGGGAAGGAGACCCTGCTGGCGAAGGACTGCAGAGTGCCCCCGCACTTCTCCCGCCCTCCGGTGCCGCCCGCATCCACCGGATCCGTGCTGATCCGCCCGACCCTGCCCGATGAGGCGGTGGAGATCTCACGATGCGCTTACTTCAGCTACGGCTACTCCTACGGTTACGAGAAGGTTTACCATCCGGACGTGCTCAAAGCCCTGATACGATCGGGTGACCTTATCTCGTTCGTCGCGGTCGATGGCGATACCGTGGTCGGCCATGCCGGGCTCCTCTTCTACGACGACCCGGGTGTAGCCGAGATCGCGCTCGGGTTCGTGAACCCGCCCTACCGGAGCCGACGGGTCTTCTCAGACCTGATGGCAACCGTCGTTGCGGAGGCCGAACGCCGGCACCTGACAGCACTCTCCGGGCAGGCGGTCTGCACCCATCTTTACTCGCAGCGGTCGGCCCGGGCCTTCGGGATGGGCGAGTGCGCACTCCTCCTCTCCCGTTACACCCCGCTCCGGTTCACCGGGATAGCCGATGAGAACCGGGTCAGGGAGAGTATCCTTGCGGTCTTCCGCTACCTCTCACCGCCGGAGCATCCGGTTCTCTACCCGCCGGAGCACCATGCCGGCATAATGAGAGAGATCTACGATCACCTCGGCGTGCACCCGCCCTTCGGTATCGGCGATGCGTCAGCCGGCCTTCCGGAGAAGAGCGAATGCTCTATCATCGTTGAAGAGATTTACCAGACGGCTCAGATCCGTATCCGGTCCATCGGCACCGATCTCATCCCCCGGCTCAGGCGCGAACTCGACCGCCTCCGTGCCGGACGTATCGAGGCCGTCTACATCCACCTCCCGCTCACCGCTCCGGCAACCGCTGCCGTAGTGGACGCAATCGAGAACCTCGGCTTCTTCTTTGCCGGACTGCACCTCACCTCCACCGGCGAGGATCTCCTCACCCTCCAGTATCTGAATAACCAGATCCTGGACTACGACACGGTCATGGTGGCATCGCCCAACGCCGGCCGGCTGAAGGAGTATATCAGAGAGCGGGACCCCTGGCAGGAGTGA